The following proteins come from a genomic window of Mycolicibacterium rufum:
- a CDS encoding BMC domain-containing protein, with product MAELRSFIFIDRLQPQTMSYLGTWIKGALPRAGVAAQIIEVAPGLDIEGITDVALKHAQVQAGVLVVERQFGYLEFHGDTDAVQAAADAALAELHRDSGAATTPQILASRIISSIDAQHAFLINRNKIGSMVLAGETLYVLEVSPASYAILATNEAEKAADIKVVDFRMIGATGRVYLSGSESDIRQAASAAEEALARSVP from the coding sequence GTGGCTGAACTGCGTTCGTTCATCTTCATCGATCGGCTCCAGCCGCAGACGATGTCGTATCTGGGCACCTGGATCAAGGGTGCGCTGCCGCGCGCGGGCGTCGCCGCCCAGATCATCGAGGTGGCCCCCGGTCTGGACATCGAGGGCATCACCGACGTCGCGCTCAAGCATGCGCAGGTGCAGGCCGGTGTCCTCGTGGTCGAGCGCCAGTTCGGCTACCTGGAGTTCCACGGCGACACCGACGCGGTGCAGGCCGCCGCCGACGCCGCGCTGGCCGAACTCCACCGGGACTCCGGCGCCGCCACCACGCCGCAGATCCTGGCCTCGCGCATCATCTCCAGCATCGACGCCCAGCACGCGTTCCTGATCAACCGCAACAAGATCGGGTCGATGGTGCTGGCCGGCGAGACCCTCTACGTGCTCGAGGTGTCCCCGGCGTCCTATGCGATCCTGGCGACCAACGAGGCCGAGAAGGCCGCCGACATCAAGGTCGTCGACTTCCGGATGATCGGAGCGACCGGCCGGGTCTACCTGTCTGGCAGCGAATCCGACATCCGCCAGGCCGCCTCCGCGGCCGAGGAAGCACTGGCCCGGAGCGTGCCGTGA
- a CDS encoding aldehyde dehydrogenase family protein, whose amino-acid sequence MLERAHFAAAAYGEYDQASVARIVDAVAEAGYRHAERFAAAAVAETQMGVVEDKVVKNRACSRGIVEFYRGQDFVTPRIDTARKIVEIPRPAGVVLALCPTTNPVATVYFKVILALMTRNAVVVAPHPRARQCSADAVRVLADAAVAAGAPEGVVSVIEDPTLPLIEAMMSDERTDVIVATGGTAVVRAAYSSGNPALGVGPGNVPVLVDATADVDAAARRIVGSKAFDNSVLCTNESVLIAEDAIAAKLTTALTRHGAHLLDADATQRLREFMFPDGQLNTDVVGRDAAWIAERIGVRVTPKTKVLVAPFTDVVGEEPLTHEKLSPVLGMTTVADARRGIRAARAVVRIAGAGHSAAIHSEDAAVITEFAATVPVLRVSVNVGNSTGSSGLETNLAPSMTVGTGFVGRSSIGENLQPENLMNWTRIAYNADAGVTMPNFAGLSPWRSPDGPVPAYPRASNDSATAPPAPVGRRTAHRAADPGIEALRAELRALVAEELAQLIRR is encoded by the coding sequence ATGCTCGAACGCGCGCACTTCGCCGCCGCGGCCTACGGCGAGTACGACCAGGCGTCCGTCGCCCGCATCGTCGACGCGGTGGCCGAGGCCGGCTACCGCCATGCCGAACGCTTCGCCGCGGCCGCCGTCGCCGAGACGCAGATGGGCGTGGTCGAGGACAAGGTGGTCAAGAACCGCGCCTGCTCGCGCGGCATCGTCGAGTTCTACCGCGGTCAGGACTTCGTGACGCCGCGGATCGACACCGCCCGCAAGATCGTCGAGATCCCCCGCCCGGCCGGTGTCGTCCTCGCACTGTGCCCGACCACCAATCCCGTTGCCACCGTGTACTTCAAGGTGATCCTCGCGCTGATGACCCGCAACGCGGTCGTCGTCGCCCCGCACCCGCGGGCGCGGCAGTGCTCGGCCGACGCGGTTCGGGTGCTGGCCGACGCCGCCGTCGCCGCCGGCGCGCCCGAGGGTGTGGTGTCGGTGATCGAGGACCCGACGCTGCCGCTGATCGAGGCGATGATGTCCGACGAGCGCACCGACGTCATCGTCGCCACCGGCGGCACCGCGGTGGTGCGCGCCGCCTACTCCTCGGGAAACCCGGCCCTGGGCGTCGGACCCGGCAACGTGCCGGTGCTCGTCGACGCGACCGCCGACGTCGACGCCGCCGCCCGGCGCATCGTCGGCAGCAAGGCGTTCGACAACTCGGTGCTGTGCACCAACGAATCGGTGCTGATCGCCGAGGACGCCATCGCCGCGAAACTGACCACCGCCCTGACCCGGCACGGCGCGCACCTGCTGGACGCCGACGCGACACAGCGCCTGCGGGAGTTCATGTTCCCCGACGGGCAGCTCAACACCGATGTCGTGGGCCGCGACGCGGCGTGGATCGCCGAGCGCATCGGTGTGCGCGTCACGCCCAAGACCAAGGTGCTCGTCGCCCCGTTCACCGACGTCGTCGGTGAGGAGCCCCTGACGCACGAGAAGCTCAGCCCGGTGCTGGGGATGACCACCGTCGCCGACGCGCGGCGCGGCATCCGCGCCGCCCGCGCGGTGGTGCGCATCGCGGGCGCCGGGCACTCGGCGGCCATCCACAGCGAGGACGCCGCAGTGATCACCGAATTCGCGGCCACCGTCCCGGTGCTGCGGGTGTCGGTCAACGTCGGCAACAGCACCGGCAGTTCGGGTCTGGAGACCAACCTGGCGCCGTCGATGACGGTCGGCACCGGCTTCGTGGGACGGAGCTCGATCGGCGAGAACCTGCAGCCCGAGAACCTGATGAACTGGACCAGGATCGCCTACAACGCCGACGCCGGGGTGACGATGCCGAACTTCGCCGGCCTGTCACCGTGGCGCTCACCCGACGGTCCGGTACCCGCCTACCCGCGGGCGTCCAACGACTCCGCGACCGCGCCGCCGGCACCCGTCGGCAGGCGCACCGCCCACCGCGCCGCCGATCCGGGCATCGAGGCGCTGCGCGCCGAACTGCGCGCGCTGGTGGCCGAAGAACTCGCACAACTGATCAGGCGGTGA
- a CDS encoding aspartate aminotransferase family protein produces the protein MYDYGTFSFDSKAQVLERAKEYWNPDKTQFWTDSGVDLVIDRRQDYFLWDMSGRRLIDMHLNGGTYNLGHRNPELVAAISEGMQYFDVGNHHFPSVARTALAQKLIESAPASLTKVAFGSGGGEAIDIALKSARHAMQRRKIVSIVKAYHGHTGLAVATGDDRFAKLFLADRPDEFVQVPFGDTDAMEQALRGRDVAAVIMETIPATYGFPLPPIGYLEAVKDLCVRYDALYIADEVQTGLMRTGEMWAITKHGIEPDIMVTGKGLSGGMYPITAALLSDRAAQWLDQDGFGHISTFGGAELGCVAAIKTLEITSRPEVRSSVHYIADIFARGLSRIQADHPEWFVGIRQNGVVIGLEFDHPEGAKFVMRELYQNGVWAIFSTLDPRVLQFKPGLLLNRDLCEDVLDRVEVAVGRAKLAATGRR, from the coding sequence GTGTACGACTACGGCACGTTCTCGTTCGATTCCAAGGCGCAGGTGCTCGAACGTGCCAAAGAGTACTGGAACCCGGACAAGACGCAGTTCTGGACCGATAGCGGCGTCGACCTGGTGATCGACCGCAGGCAGGACTACTTCCTGTGGGACATGAGCGGTCGCCGGCTGATCGACATGCATCTCAACGGTGGCACCTACAACCTCGGGCATCGCAATCCCGAACTCGTGGCGGCGATTTCGGAGGGCATGCAGTACTTCGACGTCGGCAACCACCACTTCCCCTCGGTCGCGCGCACCGCGCTGGCGCAGAAGCTCATCGAGTCCGCCCCCGCGTCGCTGACGAAGGTCGCGTTCGGGTCCGGCGGCGGCGAGGCCATCGACATCGCGCTCAAGAGCGCCCGCCACGCCATGCAGCGGCGCAAGATCGTCTCGATCGTCAAGGCCTACCACGGGCACACCGGCCTGGCCGTGGCCACCGGCGACGACCGGTTCGCCAAACTGTTCCTGGCCGACCGGCCCGACGAGTTCGTGCAGGTTCCCTTCGGCGACACCGACGCGATGGAGCAGGCGCTGCGTGGCCGCGATGTCGCGGCGGTGATCATGGAGACGATCCCGGCCACCTACGGATTCCCGCTTCCCCCCATCGGTTACCTCGAGGCGGTCAAGGATCTGTGCGTGCGCTACGACGCGCTCTACATCGCCGACGAAGTACAGACCGGCCTGATGCGCACCGGCGAGATGTGGGCGATCACCAAGCACGGCATCGAACCCGACATCATGGTCACCGGCAAGGGACTCTCGGGCGGGATGTACCCGATCACGGCGGCGCTGCTCAGCGATCGCGCCGCGCAGTGGCTCGACCAGGACGGTTTCGGCCACATCTCCACCTTCGGCGGCGCCGAGCTCGGTTGCGTCGCCGCCATCAAGACGCTCGAGATCACCAGCAGGCCCGAGGTCCGCTCGTCGGTGCACTACATCGCCGACATCTTCGCCCGCGGCCTGTCCCGCATCCAGGCCGACCACCCCGAGTGGTTCGTCGGCATCCGCCAGAACGGGGTGGTGATCGGTTTGGAGTTCGACCACCCCGAGGGCGCGAAGTTCGTGATGCGCGAGCTCTACCAGAACGGGGTGTGGGCGATCTTCTCGACGCTGGATCCTCGTGTCCTGCAATTCAAACCGGGCCTGCTGCTCAACCGTGACCTCTGCGAGGACGTGCTGGACCGCGTCGAGGTCGCGGTGGGGCGGGCGAAGCTGGCCGCGACCGGACGGAGATAG
- a CDS encoding APC family permease, with translation MTEDVVPRSTSNNSVQLLKRNAVGTFGVIFMAVATAAPITAMVGNVPIAVGFGNGAHAPAGYLVATIVLGLFAIGYATMAKHITSTGAFYGYISHGLGRVIGMASGLIITMAYVVFEGSLIGIFAFFFQNLFDSQFGIQIHWLIPALLMLALNCILTYFDVNLTAKVLGVFLITEIVMLSLGALAVAVKGGGPDGFAVGQILNPVGAFQPAAIAGASAGLGLFFAFWSWVGFESTAMYGEESKDPKKIIPRATMIAVLGVGIFYIFVSWMAIAGTGPQKSIELAQSADTSSEIFFGPVRSTYGEWAITLFNILLVTGSFACGMAFHNCASRYLYAMGREGLHEGLQKTLGATHKHHGSPHIASFVQTGITLVLILAFFFAGMDPYVHMYTLLAILGTMAILIVQSLCAFSVVAYFHFHKNHPSSAHWFKTFLAPLLGGIGMLYVVYLLWEHKDAAAGAASGTLLFKLTPWIVVGLFAFGAAMALYFKFRDPGRYELIGRIVYEDNEVRDQQPTK, from the coding sequence ATGACAGAAGATGTCGTGCCCCGCTCGACCTCCAACAATTCCGTTCAATTGCTCAAGCGAAACGCCGTCGGCACGTTCGGCGTGATCTTCATGGCCGTCGCGACGGCCGCACCGATCACCGCGATGGTCGGCAACGTGCCGATCGCGGTCGGCTTCGGCAACGGCGCCCACGCGCCCGCGGGCTACCTCGTCGCCACCATCGTGCTGGGGCTGTTCGCGATCGGCTACGCGACGATGGCCAAGCACATCACCTCGACGGGTGCCTTCTACGGCTACATCTCCCACGGCCTGGGCCGCGTCATCGGCATGGCCAGCGGGCTGATCATCACGATGGCCTACGTGGTGTTCGAGGGCTCGCTGATCGGCATCTTCGCGTTCTTCTTCCAGAACCTCTTCGACAGCCAGTTCGGCATCCAGATCCACTGGCTGATCCCGGCCCTGCTGATGCTCGCGCTGAACTGCATCCTCACCTACTTCGACGTCAACCTGACCGCCAAGGTGCTGGGCGTCTTCCTGATCACCGAGATCGTCATGCTGTCTCTCGGTGCGCTCGCCGTCGCCGTGAAGGGCGGCGGCCCCGACGGTTTCGCCGTCGGCCAGATCCTCAACCCGGTCGGCGCGTTCCAGCCCGCCGCGATCGCCGGCGCCAGCGCGGGCCTCGGTCTGTTCTTCGCGTTCTGGTCCTGGGTCGGCTTCGAGTCCACCGCGATGTACGGCGAGGAGTCCAAGGACCCGAAGAAGATCATCCCGCGCGCCACGATGATCGCGGTGCTCGGCGTCGGCATCTTCTACATCTTCGTGTCCTGGATGGCGATCGCGGGCACCGGCCCGCAGAAGTCGATCGAGCTCGCGCAGAGCGCCGACACCAGCTCGGAGATCTTCTTCGGCCCGGTGCGCAGCACCTACGGCGAGTGGGCCATCACGCTGTTCAACATCCTGCTGGTGACCGGATCGTTCGCCTGCGGCATGGCGTTCCACAATTGCGCGTCGCGCTACCTGTACGCGATGGGCCGTGAAGGGCTGCACGAAGGCCTGCAGAAGACGCTGGGCGCCACGCACAAGCACCACGGATCGCCGCACATCGCGTCGTTCGTGCAGACCGGCATCACGCTGGTGCTGATCCTGGCGTTCTTCTTCGCCGGCATGGACCCGTACGTGCACATGTACACGCTGCTGGCGATCCTCGGCACGATGGCGATCCTGATCGTGCAGTCGCTGTGCGCCTTCTCCGTGGTCGCGTACTTCCACTTCCACAAGAACCACCCGTCGAGCGCGCACTGGTTCAAGACGTTCCTGGCCCCGCTGCTCGGCGGCATCGGGATGCTCTACGTGGTGTACCTGCTGTGGGAGCACAAGGATGCGGCGGCCGGCGCTGCGTCGGGCACTCTGCTGTTCAAGCTGACACCATGGATCGTGGTCGGACTGTTCGCGTTCGGGGCGGCGATGGCGCTGTACTTCAAGTTCAGGGACCCGGGCCGCTACGAGCTGATCGGCCGGATCGTGTACGAGGACAACGAAGTCCGGGATCAGCAACCCACCAAGTAG
- a CDS encoding propanediol/glycerol family dehydratase large subunit, which translates to MADELGRFRVLNSKPVNLDGFSVPDARLGLVAMSSPQDPSPSLVIRDGEVVELDGKGASEFDVIDEFIARYGIDLAVAEEAMALDDVTLARMAVDINVPRAEVVRLIGGTTPAKLARVIALMSPVEMQMAMAKMRARRTPSNQAHVTNQLDDPLLIAADAASAVAYGFREVETTVPVLGDAPSNAVALLIGSQVGTPGAMAQCSIEEALELRLGLRGLTSYAETISIYGTEQVFVDGDDTPFSKAILTSAYASRGLKMRVTSGGGAEVLMGAAEECSILYLESRCVSLARALGSQGVQNGGIDGVGVVASVPEGMKELLAENLMVMMRDLESCAGNDNLISESDIRRSAHTLPVLLAGADFIFSGFGSIPRYDNAFALSNFNSDDMDDFLVLQRDWGADGGLRTVSPEHLEAVRRRAATAVQAVYRDLGLADYDDARVDEVVAANGSRDLPAGHPKMVAEAAASIEAKQLTVFDVIASLHRTGFTDEAEAITTLTRERLKGDQLQTSAIFDEQFRVLSKLTDPNDYTGPATGYALSDARRTEIDAIRQARSSAELTADQEEHRGHLVVTDVEPARQGSDPREVCIGLSPAWGRSVWLSLCGLTIGEVLRQISAGLEEEGCVARTVRVRSTIDVGLIGLTAARLSGSGIGIGLQGKGTALIHRRDLAPLANLELFSVAPLLTAAQYRELGKNAARHAKGMAPVPIFTGGTDESISARYHARAVALVALERQACQPGEAPMTVKVGRP; encoded by the coding sequence GTGGCAGACGAGTTGGGCCGGTTCCGGGTACTGAATTCCAAACCCGTCAACCTCGACGGGTTCAGCGTCCCGGACGCCCGGCTCGGTCTGGTCGCGATGAGCAGCCCCCAGGACCCCTCCCCGTCACTGGTCATCCGGGACGGGGAGGTCGTCGAGCTCGATGGCAAAGGCGCCAGCGAGTTCGACGTGATCGACGAGTTCATCGCCCGCTACGGCATCGACCTCGCGGTCGCCGAGGAGGCGATGGCCCTCGACGACGTGACGTTGGCGCGGATGGCCGTGGACATCAACGTCCCGCGGGCCGAGGTGGTGCGGCTGATCGGCGGCACCACCCCAGCCAAACTCGCCCGCGTGATCGCGCTGATGTCCCCGGTCGAGATGCAGATGGCGATGGCCAAGATGCGCGCCCGCCGGACCCCCAGCAACCAGGCGCACGTCACCAACCAGCTCGACGACCCGCTGCTGATCGCCGCGGACGCGGCCAGCGCCGTCGCGTACGGGTTCCGTGAGGTCGAGACCACGGTGCCGGTGCTCGGCGACGCACCCTCCAACGCGGTCGCCCTGCTGATCGGCTCGCAGGTCGGCACCCCGGGCGCGATGGCCCAGTGCTCGATCGAGGAGGCCCTCGAGCTGCGGCTGGGCCTGCGTGGGCTGACCAGTTACGCCGAGACCATCTCGATCTACGGCACCGAGCAGGTGTTCGTCGACGGCGACGACACCCCGTTCAGCAAGGCGATCCTGACGTCGGCCTACGCCTCGCGCGGGCTGAAGATGCGCGTCACCAGCGGCGGCGGTGCCGAGGTGCTGATGGGCGCCGCGGAGGAGTGCTCGATCCTCTACCTCGAGTCGCGCTGCGTGTCGCTGGCCCGGGCACTCGGGTCCCAGGGGGTGCAGAACGGCGGCATCGACGGGGTCGGCGTGGTGGCCTCGGTGCCGGAGGGCATGAAGGAACTGCTCGCCGAGAACCTGATGGTCATGATGCGCGATCTCGAGTCGTGCGCGGGCAACGACAACCTGATCTCCGAATCCGACATTCGCCGCAGCGCCCACACCCTGCCGGTGCTGCTGGCCGGCGCCGACTTCATCTTCTCGGGGTTCGGGTCGATACCGCGCTACGACAACGCGTTCGCGCTGTCGAACTTCAACTCCGACGACATGGACGACTTCCTGGTGCTGCAGCGCGACTGGGGCGCCGACGGCGGCCTGCGCACCGTCTCGCCGGAGCATCTCGAGGCGGTGCGCCGGCGCGCGGCCACCGCCGTGCAGGCCGTCTACCGTGACCTCGGCCTCGCCGACTACGACGACGCGCGGGTCGACGAGGTGGTGGCGGCCAACGGTTCCCGCGACCTGCCTGCCGGTCACCCCAAGATGGTGGCCGAGGCCGCGGCGTCGATCGAGGCCAAACAGCTCACGGTGTTCGACGTCATCGCGTCGCTGCACCGCACGGGCTTCACCGATGAGGCCGAGGCCATCACCACGCTGACGCGGGAACGGCTCAAGGGCGATCAGCTGCAGACGTCGGCGATCTTCGACGAGCAGTTCCGGGTACTCTCCAAGCTCACCGATCCCAACGACTACACCGGTCCGGCAACGGGATACGCGCTGAGCGACGCGCGCCGCACCGAGATCGACGCGATCCGGCAGGCGCGCAGCAGCGCCGAGTTGACCGCCGACCAGGAGGAGCACCGCGGTCATCTCGTCGTCACCGACGTCGAACCGGCACGGCAGGGCAGCGACCCGCGCGAGGTGTGCATCGGGCTGTCGCCGGCCTGGGGTCGCAGCGTCTGGTTGAGCCTGTGCGGTCTGACCATCGGCGAGGTGCTGCGGCAGATCTCGGCGGGTCTGGAGGAGGAGGGGTGCGTCGCGCGCACGGTGCGGGTGCGCTCCACCATCGACGTCGGCCTCATCGGCCTGACCGCGGCGCGGCTGTCCGGGTCTGGTATCGGAATCGGATTGCAGGGCAAGGGCACCGCGCTCATCCACCGGCGTGACCTGGCCCCGCTGGCGAACCTCGAGTTGTTCAGCGTGGCGCCGCTGCTGACCGCCGCGCAGTACCGCGAACTGGGCAAGAACGCGGCCCGGCACGCGAAGGGAATGGCGCCGGTGCCGATCTTCACCGGCGGCACCGACGAGTCGATCTCCGCCCGGTATCACGCGCGCGCCGTCGCCCTGGTGGCACTGGAACGGCAGGCGTGCCAACCCGGCGAAGCCCCGATGACGGTGAAGGTGGGACGGCCGTGA
- a CDS encoding diol dehydratase small subunit: MNEITVGNAVDGKLGLADLRMDPAALDQQAAVAERGGNPQLAENFRRAAELAVIDDEEVMALYEALRPYRSTAAELEQLRASLLDRGAPRCAALVEQAAAAYARRGLLR; the protein is encoded by the coding sequence GTGAACGAGATCACCGTGGGCAACGCCGTCGACGGCAAGCTCGGACTGGCCGATCTACGGATGGACCCGGCCGCGCTGGATCAGCAGGCGGCCGTCGCCGAGCGGGGCGGCAACCCGCAGCTCGCCGAGAACTTCCGGCGTGCAGCAGAACTCGCGGTGATCGACGACGAAGAGGTGATGGCCCTCTACGAGGCGCTGCGCCCCTACCGGTCGACGGCCGCGGAGCTGGAGCAGCTGCGCGCCTCGCTGCTCGACCGCGGCGCGCCGCGCTGCGCGGCGCTGGTGGAGCAGGCCGCCGCCGCCTACGCCCGCCGCGGCCTGCTGCGTTGA
- a CDS encoding diol dehydratase reactivase ATPase-like domain-containing protein — MSRTVAGIDVGNHTTEILLARVDDGVVEAVAHGQAPTRGRKGSTESLHGAAVLLHRIEVDAGVRADDLLLSALRPVDTATAPIPPAYSPSSPVRSLRRPDASTPAGAGHGVGRHVRLADLDDAPAEGPVVVSVDAVTDFEVAAREISGAVERGWRIVGVIAAQDDAVLIRNRIPIDVPVVDEAEVDGLAPGALIAVEVVEEGRAYRALADPIALSAALRLPVESLREVADFCRELADSAAIAVTPRTGAVASPDPDGDHVDVRSGSGTVRYTPAQAHAVLRRSAPGVVEHVRLQAVPTAAQGLAVHDAFFTNLASIDSGAWLRRGVADAQGTVVALLAAEEAADAADTLSALTGRPARTLSSEPRAAAWGARTTPGFPPGAMVCDIGGGTVDLIGEEQTVVAAGAGESITVAIARVLGIPHALAEAVKRTPAVRVEGPHVAHEEDGRRVFLNAPAPSEAIGRLCTRGSAGLVPFSHRLAAEEWRSLRLAIKQETVAANIARCLTAFDEPPTALVLAGGGALDDELMRTVSEALRPLRVVVGRADIDGVHGPRFAVARGLVAMFAQQ, encoded by the coding sequence TTGAGCCGCACGGTCGCCGGTATCGACGTCGGCAACCACACCACCGAGATCCTGCTGGCACGGGTGGACGACGGCGTCGTCGAGGCCGTCGCCCATGGGCAGGCGCCCACCCGCGGACGCAAGGGCAGCACGGAGTCGCTGCACGGAGCGGCCGTGCTGTTGCACCGGATCGAGGTCGACGCCGGGGTGCGCGCCGACGATTTGCTGCTGTCGGCGCTACGGCCCGTGGACACCGCAACAGCGCCCATTCCGCCGGCGTACTCGCCGTCGTCCCCGGTGCGCAGCCTGCGTCGGCCGGATGCCAGCACCCCGGCGGGCGCGGGGCACGGTGTCGGACGGCACGTGCGTCTCGCGGACCTGGATGATGCGCCGGCCGAGGGTCCCGTCGTCGTGTCCGTCGACGCGGTCACCGACTTCGAAGTGGCGGCGCGGGAGATCAGCGGGGCGGTCGAACGCGGATGGCGGATCGTCGGGGTGATCGCAGCCCAGGACGATGCGGTGTTGATCCGCAACCGGATTCCGATCGACGTGCCCGTGGTCGACGAGGCCGAGGTGGACGGGCTCGCCCCGGGCGCGCTGATCGCGGTGGAAGTGGTCGAGGAGGGCCGGGCCTACCGCGCGCTGGCCGATCCGATCGCGCTGTCGGCGGCGCTGCGGCTGCCCGTCGAGAGTCTGCGCGAGGTCGCCGACTTCTGTCGTGAGCTGGCCGATTCGGCGGCGATCGCGGTGACGCCCCGCACCGGGGCGGTCGCATCGCCCGACCCCGACGGCGACCACGTCGACGTCCGCTCCGGCAGCGGCACCGTGCGGTACACGCCTGCGCAGGCGCACGCGGTGCTGCGCCGCTCGGCGCCGGGAGTCGTCGAACACGTTCGGCTGCAAGCGGTTCCGACCGCGGCGCAGGGGCTGGCGGTGCACGACGCGTTCTTCACGAACCTGGCGTCGATCGACAGCGGGGCGTGGCTGCGGCGCGGTGTCGCCGACGCGCAGGGCACGGTCGTCGCGCTGCTGGCCGCCGAGGAGGCCGCCGACGCGGCGGACACGTTGAGTGCGCTGACCGGCCGTCCCGCGCGCACGCTGAGCTCCGAACCCCGGGCCGCGGCGTGGGGTGCCCGCACCACGCCGGGCTTTCCGCCGGGCGCGATGGTGTGCGACATCGGCGGCGGCACTGTCGATCTGATCGGCGAGGAGCAGACCGTGGTGGCCGCGGGGGCGGGGGAGTCCATCACCGTCGCGATCGCCCGTGTGCTCGGCATCCCGCACGCCCTGGCCGAGGCGGTGAAACGCACCCCGGCGGTGCGGGTGGAGGGGCCGCACGTCGCGCACGAGGAGGACGGACGCCGGGTGTTCCTCAACGCGCCCGCGCCGTCGGAGGCGATCGGCCGGTTGTGTACGCGCGGCAGCGCGGGGCTGGTGCCGTTCTCCCACCGGCTGGCCGCCGAGGAGTGGCGCAGCCTGCGGCTGGCGATCAAGCAGGAGACCGTCGCCGCGAACATCGCGCGGTGCCTGACCGCGTTCGACGAACCACCGACGGCTCTGGTGCTGGCCGGCGGTGGCGCGCTGGACGACGAGTTGATGCGTACGGTGTCCGAGGCGCTGCGTCCGCTGCGGGTGGTGGTGGGACGCGCCGACATCGACGGGGTGCACGGTCCGCGGTTCGCGGTGGCCCGCGGCCTGGTCGCTATGTTCGCGCAGCAGTAG
- a CDS encoding MBL fold metallo-hydrolase has protein sequence MKQVLSDLHETRTDSPFPGLTTHAYLWTPAGVLFYSPATDADFDTLDTLGGVSHQYLSHRDEAGPMLARIAARFGSTLHAPAGDVADVSRHHHVDVPVTGRYTDANGIEIIPTPGHSPGSVCYLVPGAEGRYLFTGDTLFRIEGHWRAGYIESFHTPADAATIAESLRTLAELSPDVVISSAFHGEAVHRVEPGHWRGHIAHAIAGLPTAART, from the coding sequence ATGAAACAGGTACTGAGCGATCTCCACGAAACCCGCACCGACTCACCCTTTCCGGGCCTGACCACCCACGCCTATCTCTGGACGCCGGCCGGCGTCCTGTTCTACTCGCCGGCCACCGACGCCGACTTCGACACGCTCGACACGCTCGGCGGGGTCTCCCACCAGTACCTCAGCCATCGCGACGAGGCGGGCCCGATGCTCGCGCGCATCGCCGCGCGGTTCGGGTCGACGCTGCACGCGCCGGCCGGGGACGTCGCCGACGTCAGCAGGCACCACCACGTCGACGTCCCGGTGACGGGGCGCTACACCGACGCCAACGGCATCGAGATCATCCCGACGCCGGGCCATTCCCCGGGAAGCGTGTGCTACCTGGTGCCCGGCGCCGAGGGCCGGTACCTGTTCACCGGCGACACACTGTTTCGCATCGAGGGGCACTGGCGCGCCGGCTACATCGAGAGCTTCCACACTCCTGCGGACGCCGCGACGATCGCCGAGAGTCTGCGCACCCTCGCCGAGCTGTCCCCGGATGTGGTGATCTCCAGCGCCTTCCACGGCGAGGCGGTGCACCGCGTCGAGCCCGGCCACTGGCGCGGCCACATCGCGCACGCCATCGCGGGCCTGCCTACTGCTGCGCGAACATAG
- a CDS encoding LLM class F420-dependent oxidoreductase translates to MDLGIHVPIFDIDGGTTAIAPELARVGAAAEESGATWLSFMDHFFQIEPTGLPAEAHMLEGYTTLGYLAAHTSTVSLGLLVTGVTYRHPGLLAKTVTTLDVLSGGRAVLGIGAAWFEREHQGLGVPFPPIAERFERLEEALQICDQMWDPDDNGAYRGKHYQLAETLCSPQPISKPKVMIGGGGERKTLRLVAQYGDACNLFASSPEDIAHKLDVLRRHCEDAGRDYGSIRKTIMANNPRPTPDTRDEFVRAMADYAALGVDTVIVTPTDGSPAAWIDAMAPAVRQLAEL, encoded by the coding sequence ATGGACCTCGGAATTCACGTACCGATCTTCGACATCGACGGCGGCACCACCGCGATCGCCCCTGAGCTGGCCCGGGTGGGCGCCGCGGCGGAGGAGTCCGGCGCCACCTGGCTGTCGTTCATGGATCACTTCTTCCAGATCGAGCCGACCGGCCTGCCCGCCGAGGCGCACATGCTGGAGGGTTACACGACGCTGGGCTATCTCGCTGCGCACACCTCGACCGTCAGCCTCGGGCTGCTCGTCACCGGGGTGACCTACCGCCATCCCGGTCTGCTCGCCAAGACCGTCACGACCCTCGACGTGCTGTCCGGCGGCCGGGCGGTGCTCGGGATCGGGGCGGCCTGGTTCGAGCGCGAACACCAGGGCCTCGGGGTCCCGTTCCCGCCGATCGCCGAGCGCTTCGAGCGCCTCGAGGAGGCCCTGCAGATCTGCGACCAGATGTGGGATCCCGACGACAACGGGGCGTACCGCGGCAAGCACTACCAGCTCGCGGAGACGCTGTGTTCGCCGCAGCCGATCAGCAAGCCGAAGGTGATGATCGGTGGCGGCGGGGAGCGCAAGACGCTGCGGCTGGTCGCCCAGTACGGCGATGCGTGCAACCTGTTCGCGAGCTCGCCGGAGGACATCGCGCACAAGCTCGACGTGTTGCGCCGGCACTGCGAGGACGCCGGCCGCGACTACGGGTCGATCCGCAAGACCATCATGGCCAACAACCCGCGGCCCACCCCGGACACCCGCGACGAATTCGTCCGCGCGATGGCCGATTACGCCGCCCTGGGCGTCGACACGGTGATCGTGACGCCGACCGACGGGTCACCCGCGGCGTGGATCGACGCCATGGCACCCGCGGTGCGCCAACTCGCCGAACTCTGA